The genome window AGCCACGGCGGTGCAGGCAACTTCCCATCCCGTGGTATGGTCTGATAAGCCGACCGTGACATTAAAGCGATGCTTCATATCAACCATGGTTGCAAGATTGGCATCTTCTGGTTTGGCCGGATATTGGGATGTGCACATAAGAAGGGTTATGGCGTTATTTTCCATCCTGCGGCATGCCTCTACGGCTGCACCTATTTCCTCTTTGGTCGCAATGCCCGTGGAGATAAGGATCGGTTTTTTCTTGGCAGCGGTGTATTCAATGAGAGGGATGTCGGTTATTTCAAAAGAGGCTATTTTATACATGGGGACATTCATGGCGTCAAGGAAGTCAACGGCGGTGGTGTCAAAGGGAGAAGAGAATAGGGGGATCTGTAGGGATTGGGCATACTTTTTAAGGATGGGTTGCCACTCCCACGGCATGTATGCTTCTTTGTAGAGTTCATAGAGCGTTTTTCCATCCCAGGCTGTTCCCTGATGAATCTGGAAACAGTCTGCTGTGCAATCGATGGTAAGGGTGTCTGCGGTGTATGTTTGAACCTTTACCGCGTCCGCTCCGCTCTCTTTTGCTGCACGAATAGTCTCTTTTGCGATGGTAATATCGCCACCGTGATTTGCAGATAGCTCCGCAATAATGTAGGTCTTAGGGGTATTCATAGCGCAGAAACTCCTTTCCGGAAAAGAGGTGACTTCCCTGTAGGAGAAACCCCGTTTTTTCAAACAGTCTGCGGGAAGAATGGTTTACCGGTAAAATATAGGCCGTGAGGGGATGCGGGCATGAGGGGTGGTGTATTCCCATGGAAAGAAGAGCGGTGCCATATCCACGTCCTCTGCAGGAGGGGGCTATGGTAATTGATATGGTGTGCTCTGTTCCAACGGCTTCAAATCGAAGAACACCAATCTCTCGTTCTTCATCCGTGCCGATATAGATTTGGCAGGTGCGTGCGGCGAGTTTTTCTTTGAGCCATGCACAGTGGTCGTCCCATGACGGTGTGTTGGAGGAAATAGAGTAACGGCGGGTTCCTTCGTCGCAAAACCAGCAGTAAAGCATGGGGGCGTCTTTGCATGTTGCCTTACGCAGATTCATTGAGCCTCCGAAATGCTGCGCGTAATCGTTCTGGAGAGCGACCGTCCACGAGTTTCTCCTGCGCATGTATCATGGCGGTAGTGCGAGTTGGTTTTGCTAGGATATGTAAAAAGGTTGCCAAAGGCGTGTTGCAGGAGAGGGGGTCCCGGAGATCCTTGAGGGGAAATACGGCGTGTGCGTTGGTGAGCCCCCGATAGTGCTGTTTCTGGTTTTCCATAAAATACCCACAGGCACAGGGGATACGACAGGCACAAGCCTCCACGGCGATGGTGCTTGCGGGCAGGATTGCTGCACGGCTTTCATGGAAAAGGGTTTTGAGGTCTTTTGCCGTCAGATTGTAGAAGGTTGTGCAGGTGTTCACTGTGTGGGGGGTGAGGGCCGCAATACGCATGGTGGGGCGTATGTGCTGTACTGCCTGTACAATCTTCGGCGTAAGCCTCTGTGGGTCTGCACCACCCATGCTGATGAGGAGGTCATACTTTTTACGCTCTCCACGCGCGTGGGGGGCCATTGTACAGAATTCTGGTCTGAGGAGGGCGTAGTCGGGGCCAAGAAGAAGACCCTTGGAGGGGTGAGTCTGGTAGTGATCCAGGGTAATTCCGCACCCATGGTTAATGATCATATCTGACCGATACGATGGGCCGGGTATATCGTCAATATAGACAAGCGCCCGTGCTCGTTTTGCGACCTCCCCTTGGTATGCAGTATCAAAATAGTAGTTATCCAAGACAACCACGTCCTCAGGGGTGATATGGGAAAGGAAATCCGCAAAATGAGTCTCTTTTTTTAAGAGGGTGCGTTGCGAGCAGTACTTGTGTGACTCTTCCATAAAGGCGGTGCTCCACGAAAAGAAAGAGCATTCAAAGGCATCTTTCAGCATCGCTGCAAGGGCGAGGGTTCTTGACATATGGCCAAACCCCATGGTGCTGTCTCCGTCGGCACGAAGAAGGACTCGTCCGGTACCCATTTTATCTCCTCATGGATATCAACTACGTTGTATATCGGCCATACGCCACAAATCTGTAGCCTTCTCTGCTGTAGGTTCTAGTGAGAACAGTG of Chitinivibrio alkaliphilus ACht1 contains these proteins:
- the pseI gene encoding pseudaminic acid synthase, whose amino-acid sequence is MNTPKTYIIAELSANHGGDITIAKETIRAAKESGADAVKVQTYTADTLTIDCTADCFQIHQGTAWDGKTLYELYKEAYMPWEWQPILKKYAQSLQIPLFSSPFDTTAVDFLDAMNVPMYKIASFEITDIPLIEYTAAKKKPILISTGIATKEEIGAAVEACRRMENNAITLLMCTSQYPAKPEDANLATMVDMKHRFNVTVGLSDHTTGWEVACTAVALGATVVEKHFILDPAMGGPDASFSMAPTDFATMVEQIRLVEKIYGTVTYEMTEQKLKNRHFSRSLFVVADMAAGDIFTTENIRSIRPGTGLSPKYLPELLGKKATTAIPRGTPLSWNHIAPPLPSCASGDDQG
- a CDS encoding GNAT family N-acetyltransferase translates to MNLRKATCKDAPMLYCWFCDEGTRRYSISSNTPSWDDHCAWLKEKLAARTCQIYIGTDEEREIGVLRFEAVGTEHTISITIAPSCRGRGYGTALLSMGIHHPSCPHPLTAYILPVNHSSRRLFEKTGFLLQGSHLFSGKEFLRYEYP
- a CDS encoding PseG/SpsG family protein, which encodes MGTGRVLLRADGDSTMGFGHMSRTLALAAMLKDAFECSFFSWSTAFMEESHKYCSQRTLLKKETHFADFLSHITPEDVVVLDNYYFDTAYQGEVAKRARALVYIDDIPGPSYRSDMIINHGCGITLDHYQTHPSKGLLLGPDYALLRPEFCTMAPHARGERKKYDLLISMGGADPQRLTPKIVQAVQHIRPTMRIAALTPHTVNTCTTFYNLTAKDLKTLFHESRAAILPASTIAVEACACRIPCACGYFMENQKQHYRGLTNAHAVFPLKDLRDPLSCNTPLATFLHILAKPTRTTAMIHAQEKLVDGRSPERLRAAFRRLNESA